Proteins encoded together in one Musa acuminata AAA Group cultivar baxijiao chromosome BXJ3-6, Cavendish_Baxijiao_AAA, whole genome shotgun sequence window:
- the LOC135640995 gene encoding serine/threonine-protein kinase STY13-like, with product MADGSKFAGFMVGGGGGGGVNGVGNGFYDMGFYRKLDEGSNMSIDSVGSLQTSTGGGSAPMSVENSSVGSNSRTGILRHTALRLFPGANFSVGHSVLRHGRVSHAMNEDALAQALMDPRYTTESLENYDEWTIDLRKLNMGVAFAQGAFGKLYRGTYDGEDVAIKLLERPENDPERVQLMEQQFGQEVMMLANLKHLNIVRFIGACRKPMVWCIVTEYAKGGSVRQFLMKRHNRSVPLKLAVKQALDIARGMEYVHGLGFIHRDLKSDNLLISADKSIKIADFGVARIEVKTEGMTPETGTYRWMAPEMIQHRPYNQKVDVYSFGIVLWELITGMLPFQNMTAVQAAFAVVNRGVRPIIPQDCLPALGEIMTRCWDANPDVRPSFTEIISLLEGAQEDIVHTVRKARFRCCIQPMTTD from the exons ATGGCTGATGGTTCTAAATTTGCTGGGTTTATGgttggtggtggcggtggcggtggcgtaaATGGTGTCGGAAATGGGTTCTATGACATGGGATTCTACCGGAAGCTCGATGAAGGCTCCAACATGTCTATTGACAGTGTTGGAAGCCTGCAAACGAGCACCGGTGGTGGGTCCGCTCCCATGTCTGTTGAGAATAGCAGTGTGGGATCAAACTCGAGAACTGGAATACTGCGTCATACTGCACTCCGCCTGTTCCCAGGTGCCAACTTCTCGGTGGGGCACAGTGTGCTTCGACATGGCAGAGTGTCTCATGCTATGAATGAGGATGCGTTGGCTCAGGCCTTGATGGACCCCCGGTACACCACGGAATCTCTCGAGAACTATGATGAGTGGACCATTGATCTCAGGAAGCTAAATATGGGGGTGGCCTTTGCTCAGGGTGCTTTTGGTAAGCTTTACAGAGGAACTTATGATGGAGAAGATGTTGCTATTAAGTTGTTAGAAAGGCCTGAGAATGACCCTGAGAGGGTGCAGTTAATGGAGCAACAATTCGGGCAAGAGGTTATGATGCTGGCAAATCTCAAGCACCTGAATATTGTCAGGTTCATTGGAGCATGCAGAAAGCCCATGGTGTGGTGTATTGTGACGGAATATGCAAAAGGTGGATCGGTGCGGCAATTTCTCATGAAAAGGCATAACAGATCGGTGCCTCTGAAGCTGGCTGTCAAACAAGCACTGGACATTGCTAGGGGTATGGAGTATGTGCATGGGTTGGGATTCATACATAGAGATCTGAAGTCTGACAATCTTCTTATATCTGCGGACAAATCAATTAAGATTGCTGATTTTGGAGTTGCACGTATTGAGGTCAAGACCGAGGGGATGACACCAGAAACTGGAACTTATCGTTGGATGGCTCC AGAGATGATCCAGCACAGACCTTACAATCAGAAGGTTGACGTTTATAGCTTTGGCATAGTTCTCTGGGAGCTTATAACAGGGATGCTTCCATTTCAGAATATGACAGCTGTTCAGGCAGCATTTGCTGTTGTGAACAGGGGAGTACGACCAATTATACCACAAGATTGCCTCCCTGCACTCGGCGAGATCATGACCCGCTGCTGGGATGCTAACCCCGACGTGCGTCCTTCCTTCACCGAAATCATCAGTCTGCTTGAAGGTGCCCAAGAAGATATCGTGCATACTGTTCGTAAAGCACGCTTCCGATGTTGCATACAACCAATGACCACTGACTGA